Genomic DNA from Desulfonema ishimotonii:
CGGAATGACACGTCTTTTTCGCCCGTCGCCGTGACAAATTTGCTTAAAGATAAATTATGGATATGTTATAAACTATCTGACGGGGAAATTTTCACCGGCAGAACCGGGATGCAGGTTCCCGTCTTTTCGGGAACAGCAGACAGCAACAGGGGTAATTGTCTGTATATCAGAAATCGGGGGCATGGGCGAAGGAAAAAGGGGGAGGGGAACATGTTAAGCGAAAAGGAAAAACTGGAAACACTGACGCGCCTGGGCGTTGATCTGAACAGGGTTCAGGATCTGGATATTCTTATGGAACAGGTTCTCATTGAGGCCCGGCGGTTTGTAAATGCGGATGCCGGTTCCATCTATATTCGTGAAGGGGACGTCCTCCATTTTACCTATACCCAGAACGACACCCTGCAAAAACGCCTTCCCGAAAACGGGAAGCTGATCTATTCAACCTTTAAAATTCCCGTCAATGAGAAAAGTATTGCCGGATATGTGGCGACCACAGGCTGGCCCTTAAATATTCCCAATGTTTACCGGATTGAGCCGACCACCACCTACGGGTTCAGCGACAGGTTTGACCAGGCCTCCCGGTACCGGACCCAGTCGATGCTGACCATCCCGCTGAAGAACATCAACGGCGGGGTCATCGGAATCCTTCAGGTGATCAACGCCCAGGATCCATCCGGCAACATCATTCCCTTTTCATCAGACGATGAAAACATGATGATGCTCTTTGCCAGTATTGCCGCAGTGGCGCTGGAACGCGCCCAGATGACACGGGCCATGCTCCTTCGCATGATTCAGATGGCAGAGCTGAGAGACCCCAAGGAGACCGGCGCACATGTCAACCGTGTGGGCGGATATGCGCTTGAACTCTATGAAAAATGGGCGTACCGGCATCATATTGCCAAGGCCGAGATTGACAGAAACCGGGATATATTGCGCATGGCCGCCATGCTGCACGATGTTGGAAAGGTCGGCATCTCCGATCTGATTCTGAAAAAGCCGGAGCGGTTTAACCATGACGAATATGAAATTATGAAACAGCACACCGTTCTGGGGGCAAAACTCTTTATGAACCGCCAGTCTGATCTGGATGCCGCCGCTGCCGAGGTGGCGCTCAACCACCATGAACGGTGGGACGGAACCGGATATCCCGGTTATGTGGATATTAAAACCGGACTGCCGATAAAGGGTCTGGCCCTGCCCAATGGGCTGCCCCGGGGGAAAAAAGGAGAGGATATCCCGCTCTTCGGCAGGATTGTGGCGTTGGTGGATGTCTATGACGCCCTGTCATCCGAGCGGGTCTACAAAGAAGCCTGGGATGAGTCCAAAGTACTGGAAACCATCGAACAGAGCGCCGGATCCCATTTCGACCCGGAACTGGTGGAAATTTTCTTTTCCTGCCTCGATATCCTGCGGGCCATTCAGAAGCGCTATCAGGACAATAAATAAACGGCCACACCTCGGTCTCCGGGGCCTCTCCCCCCAAACAGGACGTTTTGTATCCGCGCCGGAGGCATCCCACTGCCCACAGCGCGGTCCAGCTCATCCTGATGCCGTGTCGCGCACCGCACCGCCGCTCATCTCCGAAAGAATCGTTCAGCCTTCATGATAGACCGGGGAGCCCATCTCGTTAAAGGTGAAATTGTAGAAAACATGATGGCCGTCATAGTCGAGTACCCGAAGATCATCGGTCTGTTTCAGGTCTCCCATAATCACATCAAAGTGCTTGCCATACTTTTCTTTCACAGCGCTTTCAGGCACTTCAAATCCGATGCACTTTTTGATGCCCTTTGTCGCCAGCTTTTCAAGCAGCTTGGGCGCTTTCAGGGATTCATAGGTGGTCAGAATCAGAATGGGTCCGGTGCCTGTGAAAAAGATACCTGCCTTCATACGCCACCTCCTTTTGTGAGGCGTTATGCCCACCCCCGTATATTCCGAAACCTCGGCAACGGATCGGGTGAAGCGTGTTATTGCCCGGCCTTCGGTGCAAAATAACGCCGGAAAACAAAAAAGCCGGGCGACCTTATCTCCAAGGCAACCCGGCTGTTTCTCCCGAAACCCGTGGCTTTCCGTCCCTGTCTCGCGGCAGGTTTGGCTTTTTCATCGGGGTGAAAAACATCAGCCCCTTACATAAAACGATATATTTTCAAGGGAGTTATGCTGACTTGCAAATATATTTCCCTCGGCTGCCCTTTTTTCTGAAAGTCTCAACCGGATGATCTGCCCTGAAATGTTCAGGTAATAACGATGCCTGGGAAAACCAAAGTCGGAATACCATATCTGAATATGCGGAGAGTAAAATTCAGCATGTGCCTCAGAGATAGCTGAAGTATCTGAAAACAGGAATTATATAAAGATATTAAGATCATATTTCATGCTGTCAAGGAAAATATTTATTGCGGTTGTAAATTCTGATTTACTGAATCGGATTATATTTATCCGGATTGAAATATGCCTGAAAAGGCAGAACCGGCAGGGAGAATCCGGCGAAGGCGAAAAATTATGTCACCTTATTATTCGGAAGACTCCCTGTTTCCAACAGATTCTGCCTTCTCAACAGAAATTGGGCGGTTTCCGGTAAGGGGAGATGCCGTTCAGAAACATGGTGGGCAAAATCCGGTTTGCTTCGCAACAGATATCAAGGACATCTGCCAGATTTTGCCCACCCTCTAATGAGAGGTCGTGTCCTACTCTGATTGAAAACACATATCTGACAGGCGTTCGCACAGAAATATGAAAGACGTATTATTTGTTATAAAATCATAATTTTAATTCCTGTGCGCCAACTCTTTTCAATGATCGTGGGACACAACCCAAATTTGAAATAAAAAATAAAATTAAATTCATATAACCCTGTACACGCCCCTCTTTTTCAGGATTTTTCCTGTTTTATTTGTAAGAATTACCTTACACAAAGGCAGTTATTCCCCCAAAAACTGTTCGGATACTGCCAGAAAACGGCTGTCAAGAATATCAGTATTGACTCAAAAATCGATAACAGATAATAATAAAAAATTATGCAAAATATTCAAGGTTGTAAGCGCAAAGGAGATCATCACATCAAATGATACAACTGATCAGAGGATTTAAGGATATATTGCCCGGTGAGGTTGAGCTGTGGCAGGAGATCGAAAGCATTGCCCGGTCTCTGTTTGAGGATTTCGGTTTTAAGGAAATCCGTATTCCCATTATGGAACGCACCGAGCTCTTTGCCCGGAGTATCGGCGAAAATACGGATATCGTTGAAAAAGAGATGTATACCTTCCCGGACCGCAAGGGGGAACTGCTCACCCTGAGACCGGAGGCCACCGCCTCGGTGGTGCGCTCGTATATTCAGCATAAGATGTATGCCGACAATCCGGTGCGCAAATTCTACACCATCGGGCCCATGTTCCGCCGTGAACGCCCGCAGAAAGGCCGCTACCGCCAGTTTTACCAGATCAACGCAGAGGTCTTCGGGGTGGCGTCACCCTATATTGACGCCCAGCTGATCTTCATGCTGGCCACCCTGTTTGAGCGGCTGGCCGTGACGGACGTGAAAGCCCACATCAACTCCCTCGGCTGCCCCCAGTGCCGCCCCGGCTTCAAGGCTGCCCTGCTGGAGTATATGACCGACCGCATGGACCGGCTCTGTTCGGACTGCAAACGCCGGAGCGATACAAACCCGCTGCGGGCGCTCGACTGCAAGGTGCCGACCTGCCGGGAAGCCATGTCCGATGCCCCGTCCCTGCTTGATCACCTCTGCGCAGACTGCAAGGCCCATTTTGAAACGGTGAAGGGTTCTCTGGAAAAGCTGCATGTCCCCTTTGAGGTGGACAAGCGCCTGGTCCGGGGGCTTGATTATTATTCGCGGACCACATTCGAGATCCTGACCGGCTCCCTGGGGGCCCAGAGCGCCGTGGCCGGGGGCGGGCGATATGACGGTCTGGTCAGAATGCTGGGCGGGCCGGAGACGTCGGCCATCGGTTTTGCCATCGGCTTTGACAGGCTGGCCGAAATCGTGGGCCTGAACCGTGCCGACCTTGAAAAGAAACCTGATATTTTCATTGCGGCCCTGGGCGAAGCGGCTCAGGAACTGGCCTTTGACTGGAACTGCGCACTGGACATTGCGGGAATTCAGACAGAGACGGACATGGCCGGACGCAGCCTCAAGAGCCAGATGAAGCAGGCCAACCGCATGAATGCAAAATATGTGCTGATTGTCGGAGAGAACGAAATGGCGACAGGCGAAGCGGTGCTGCGGAATATGGCGACGAAGGAGCAGGTTGCGGTTCCCATAGCCGGTCTGGTTGAAGGGATAAAGGGAATTTTTTCTGCAATGTGACAAGTGGCCCCCGCAAAACCTGCCGGATAAAATCCGCTGACAGAAACGGTTGCTCTCACCGGGCGTGCAAAAGAGATTTTTTGCACACCGGTCTTAATCCGGCACTTTTTCAGCTTCAGAGCGATCAGCATATCAAAACCCTGAGAACATGAATCTGCAAGGCATCAGGATAACCATTTTCCTGCTTTTGCGACAGGGGCAAACGCCGCCCATAAAAGTTTTTTTTACAGAACCACCAGAATCTGATTTCGGAATTTTTACCTATCCGTCGTCCCTGGAAAATGCAATTTTATCCGAGTAATGTAAAAACACAATCATTTAAGGAGAAAAGCATTATGATCAGGAAGTCAGGCTTGCTGCTGGTGGCATTGACACTGGCTCTGACCTGGGGTTCTTCTGAGGTGTTGGCGGCTGAACAGGAATCATACTGGATCAATCCGGCCTATTCACATCTTTATGCGGACCCCGATCAGGCATTTCTGAAGCGGGAAAAGCGCTCCGGCGAAACTTTTGAGTGCGGTTCTTATGCCGAATTGCAGACAACGCTGAAGCAGCAGCTTGAAAACCGGAATACGGCGTTTTCCCTTCACGCTGTTTACGAGTTTGCATTTAATGATTTTAAAGTAATTTTGGATCAGGCATTTGCGGACGCAACGGACGGCAATGATTATCTGCGATTTTGTGCTATGGCAACGCATACCGCCTGGGGAGGATGGGATGGAAATGTCACCGTGGACTATGAGGTGACCTATGTGGCATCTTATGAACAGGAACAGCAGGTATCTGAAAGTGTGCCTGAAATACTGGCCGCTATACTCGAAGACGGCATGAATGACGAACAGAAGGAAAAGGCGATTCATGACTGGGTCGTTGCAAATGTTGAATATGATACAACCCATGAAGAACACAGCGCCTATGCCGCGTTGTTTTTAGGCAAAACCGTATGCCAGGGATATTCATTGCTGATTTACAAGATGCTGGATACCGTTGGCATTCCAGTCAGGATTGTCAACAGCGATACGATGAACCACGACTGGAACCTGGTGAATATCTGCGGCCACTGGTATCATCTGGACGCCACATGGGACGATCCGGTTCCCGATGATCCGGGCAGGGTATATGATACGTTCTACAATAAATCGGATGCTGAAATTGCCAGCGGAGATAATCCGCATTACGGGTGGGATAGATCAGCATATCCCGCAGCTCCCGATTCATACACCGAAGGCGTATGTGGCAGCGGCAACATAAACGGCACGGGCGGCATTGATCTGGCAGACGCGATTCTGGCCCTCCGGGCCTGTACCGGTGCTTCCGCAGACGCCGTGCAGATTGACGCCGATGTCAGCGGTGACGGCAGGATCGGGATGGAAGAAGTGATTTACGTTCTTCAGAGCGTTGCAGGTCTGAGGGACTGAAAGAAAATTATATCTGATTGAAAGGAGTTAATTCATTGTCTGACATACTTGGAGACATGCGGCGTACCCACCATTGCTGGGAACTGGGGGCCGCTGATATTGGAAAAGAAGTGGTACTGATGGGCTGGGTCCAGCGCAGGCGGGACCACGGCGGCGTTATATTCGTGGATTTGCGGGACCGGGAGGGGATCACCCAGGTGGTGTTCAACCCCGAATTCACCCCTGACGTCCATGAAAAAGCCCACGTCATCCGCAACGAATTTGTGATCGGCGTCCGGGGAAAAGTCGGGGCCAGACCCGATGGGATGATCAACCCCAACCTGAAGACCGGCGAGATCGAGGTCATGGTAACGGAGCTGAAGCTCTTGAATGAGGCCGTCACACCGCCCTTCATGATCGAGGACCGCGTGGACGTATCGGAAAATATCCGCCTGAAACACCGCCACCTGGATCTGCGCAGACCGGCCCTTCAGAAAAACATCATCACCCGCCACAAAGCGTCCGTGGCCGTGCGGAATTTTCTCAATGACAACGGGTTTCTCGATCTGGAAACGCCGGTGCTGACCCGGAGCACCCCGGAGGGGGCACGGGATTATCTGGTGCCGAGCCGCGTCAATCCGGGAAAATTTTATGCCCTGCCCCAGTCCCCCCAGCTGTTCAAACAGTTGTTTATGATCGCCGGGTTTGACCGGTATTACCAGATCGTCCGGTGTTTCCGGGATGAAGACCTCCGGGCCGAACGGCAGCCCGAATTCACCCAGATTGATATGGAACTCGCCTTTGTGGGGGAAGAGGATATCATGGCCATTGCCGAGGGGATGATGGTCGCCCTGTTCAAAGAAATCCGGGGCATTGACCTGCAAACCCCGTTTCAGCGGCTCCCCTATGACGAGGCCATTGCCCGCTACGGCCTCGACAAGCCCGACATCCGTTTTGGGCTGGAACTGAAGGATATGTCGGACATTGTGGCAGGCTCGGACTTCAAGGTCTTTGCCAGCGTGGTCAAAAGCGGCGGTATCGTCAAGGCCATCAACGTGAAGGGCGGGGTCGGCTTCTCGCGTAAGGAGCTAGACGATCTGACCGATTTTGTGGCGATCTACAAGGCCAAGGGCATGGCATGGATCAAGGTGAAGGAAGACGGCACCTGGCAGTCCCCCATTGCCAAGTTCTTTTCGGACGGTGAAAAACAGGCCATGATCGAGCGACTGGGCATTGAGCCGGGCGATCTGATCCTCTTTGGTGCGGACACCCCCAAAGTGGTCAACGAAAGCCTGGGCAACCTGAGAAATCACCT
This window encodes:
- a CDS encoding HD domain-containing phosphohydrolase, whose translation is MLSEKEKLETLTRLGVDLNRVQDLDILMEQVLIEARRFVNADAGSIYIREGDVLHFTYTQNDTLQKRLPENGKLIYSTFKIPVNEKSIAGYVATTGWPLNIPNVYRIEPTTTYGFSDRFDQASRYRTQSMLTIPLKNINGGVIGILQVINAQDPSGNIIPFSSDDENMMMLFASIAAVALERAQMTRAMLLRMIQMAELRDPKETGAHVNRVGGYALELYEKWAYRHHIAKAEIDRNRDILRMAAMLHDVGKVGISDLILKKPERFNHDEYEIMKQHTVLGAKLFMNRQSDLDAAAAEVALNHHERWDGTGYPGYVDIKTGLPIKGLALPNGLPRGKKGEDIPLFGRIVALVDVYDALSSERVYKEAWDESKVLETIEQSAGSHFDPELVEIFFSCLDILRAIQKRYQDNK
- the hisS gene encoding histidine--tRNA ligase encodes the protein MIQLIRGFKDILPGEVELWQEIESIARSLFEDFGFKEIRIPIMERTELFARSIGENTDIVEKEMYTFPDRKGELLTLRPEATASVVRSYIQHKMYADNPVRKFYTIGPMFRRERPQKGRYRQFYQINAEVFGVASPYIDAQLIFMLATLFERLAVTDVKAHINSLGCPQCRPGFKAALLEYMTDRMDRLCSDCKRRSDTNPLRALDCKVPTCREAMSDAPSLLDHLCADCKAHFETVKGSLEKLHVPFEVDKRLVRGLDYYSRTTFEILTGSLGAQSAVAGGGRYDGLVRMLGGPETSAIGFAIGFDRLAEIVGLNRADLEKKPDIFIAALGEAAQELAFDWNCALDIAGIQTETDMAGRSLKSQMKQANRMNAKYVLIVGENEMATGEAVLRNMATKEQVAVPIAGLVEGIKGIFSAM
- a CDS encoding transglutaminase domain-containing protein → MIRKSGLLLVALTLALTWGSSEVLAAEQESYWINPAYSHLYADPDQAFLKREKRSGETFECGSYAELQTTLKQQLENRNTAFSLHAVYEFAFNDFKVILDQAFADATDGNDYLRFCAMATHTAWGGWDGNVTVDYEVTYVASYEQEQQVSESVPEILAAILEDGMNDEQKEKAIHDWVVANVEYDTTHEEHSAYAALFLGKTVCQGYSLLIYKMLDTVGIPVRIVNSDTMNHDWNLVNICGHWYHLDATWDDPVPDDPGRVYDTFYNKSDAEIASGDNPHYGWDRSAYPAAPDSYTEGVCGSGNINGTGGIDLADAILALRACTGASADAVQIDADVSGDGRIGMEEVIYVLQSVAGLRD
- the aspS gene encoding aspartate--tRNA ligase, which produces MSDILGDMRRTHHCWELGAADIGKEVVLMGWVQRRRDHGGVIFVDLRDREGITQVVFNPEFTPDVHEKAHVIRNEFVIGVRGKVGARPDGMINPNLKTGEIEVMVTELKLLNEAVTPPFMIEDRVDVSENIRLKHRHLDLRRPALQKNIITRHKASVAVRNFLNDNGFLDLETPVLTRSTPEGARDYLVPSRVNPGKFYALPQSPQLFKQLFMIAGFDRYYQIVRCFRDEDLRAERQPEFTQIDMELAFVGEEDIMAIAEGMMVALFKEIRGIDLQTPFQRLPYDEAIARYGLDKPDIRFGLELKDMSDIVAGSDFKVFASVVKSGGIVKAINVKGGVGFSRKELDDLTDFVAIYKAKGMAWIKVKEDGTWQSPIAKFFSDGEKQAMIERLGIEPGDLILFGADTPKVVNESLGNLRNHLARKLDLIREDEFAFTWVTHFPMFEYDETEKRYQALHHPFTAPLDTDYGKLTDDPLAAKSRAYDMVLNGFEIGGGSIRVHQIELQKKIFAALGMEQAEYEEKFGFLLSALESGAPPHGGIAFGFDRLVMLLCGESSIRDIIAFPKTQKASCLMTNAPAEVDKSQLDELALKIRKISLDS